A region of Ferruginibacter albus DNA encodes the following proteins:
- a CDS encoding helix-turn-helix domain-containing protein codes for MHNPIDILNIANKRPMLLDEMELLQDVDRLVPGSINYQIRRYRKVPQFSFEDSGMLVYHFEKNNPEANYLELRFCIAGNMYCNESKAQCNGCITESKRSCNEKIESVDVLSFSFKPSYLTQFAKDNKNINITEEVLSFTHKSSFSKILPLCNKTRMTIESLLNHAYTDTRANIFINAQTQILLLYSMDCMLGIGTEKEEVFTCKFLANADDREKITKAREVLLQHIGEPLTIKELSRKVAINECYLKKGFKEMFGTTIFDFYQSQRMEHAKYLLYDKGLSVTEVSLMLGYSSISHFSTAFKKHTGIKPCELLLH; via the coding sequence ATGCATAATCCCATCGACATACTGAATATTGCTAACAAACGTCCGATGTTATTGGATGAAATGGAGCTATTACAGGATGTTGATCGCCTTGTTCCGGGTTCTATAAATTACCAGATCAGGCGTTACCGTAAAGTGCCTCAATTCAGTTTTGAAGATTCGGGCATGCTTGTATATCATTTTGAAAAAAACAACCCCGAAGCTAATTATTTAGAACTACGCTTTTGTATTGCAGGCAATATGTATTGCAACGAATCAAAAGCACAATGCAATGGTTGTATCACAGAATCAAAAAGATCGTGCAACGAAAAAATTGAAAGCGTAGATGTGTTAAGCTTTAGTTTTAAACCATCTTACCTTACTCAATTTGCAAAAGACAATAAGAATATCAATATCACTGAAGAAGTTCTTTCTTTCACACATAAATCATCCTTTTCTAAAATTTTGCCGCTGTGTAATAAAACACGCATGACGATCGAGTCGTTACTCAATCATGCTTACACAGATACAAGAGCAAATATTTTCATTAATGCACAAACGCAAATCCTATTGCTATACAGCATGGATTGCATGTTGGGCATCGGCACTGAAAAAGAAGAAGTGTTTACCTGCAAGTTTTTAGCTAACGCTGATGACAGGGAAAAGATCACCAAAGCAAGAGAAGTGTTATTACAGCATATCGGTGAGCCGTTGACCATTAAAGAATTAAGTCGCAAAGTTGCTATCAACGAATGTTATTTAAAGAAAGGCTTTAAAGAAATGTTTGGCACTACTATCTTCGATTTTTACCAAAGCCAACGCATGGAACACGCCAAATATCTTTTATACGATAAAGGCTTAAGCGTTACCGAAGTTTCTTTAATGCTGGGCTACTCTTCCATCTCTCACTTTAGTACAGCTTTTAAAAAGCACACCGGCATTAAGCCCTGTGAGCTATTATTACATTAA
- the gyrB gene encoding DNA topoisomerase (ATP-hydrolyzing) subunit B, which produces MSTETEEVIAPATNGYGADSIQVLEGLEAVRKRPAMYIGDIGVKGLHHLVYEVVDNAIDEALAGYCKNIIVTIHEDNSISVDDDGRGIPTGINTKEKKSALEIVMTVLHAGGKFDKDTYKVSGGLHGVGVSCVNALSTKLHVTVKREGKIFEQEYKIGVPQYEVREIGVSNETGTLVHFWPDTSIFTANVYNKDILEGRLRELAFLNRKVTITINDLREKDDSGNTYSKTFYSEGGIIEFVEMLDKNANRQPLLPSVVYCEGRDENTNVAVEVAMIYNTGYQEHLFSYVNNINTIEGGTHVAGFRRSITRVFKAYGEKESMFEKAKVEIEGDDFREGLSAIISVKVPEPQFEGQTKTKLGNSEVMGVVDTTLSRVLEAYLEENPKNAKTIIQKVILAAQARAAARKAREMVQRKSVLTGGGLPGKLADCSDKDPMRCELYLVEGDSAGGTAKQGRDRSYQAILPLRGKILNVEKAMEHKIYDNEEIRNMFTAMGVKIGTPEDPKALNTSKLRYHKIIIMTDADVDGSHIATLILTFIFRYMKELVEQGYIYIAQPPLYLVKKGKEQDYAWNDVERKGLIALFGQGKDESVTTQRYKGLGEMNAEQLWETTMNPATRTLKQVTIESAAEADRVFSMLMGDEVPPRREFIETHAKYAKIDV; this is translated from the coding sequence ATGAGTACAGAAACTGAAGAAGTAATAGCCCCCGCCACCAACGGTTATGGTGCAGATAGTATCCAGGTTTTAGAAGGTTTAGAAGCAGTTCGTAAGCGCCCTGCCATGTATATTGGCGATATCGGCGTTAAAGGATTGCATCATTTAGTATATGAGGTTGTAGATAATGCTATTGACGAAGCCTTGGCGGGTTATTGTAAAAATATCATTGTTACTATTCATGAAGATAATTCTATAAGTGTAGATGATGATGGTCGTGGTATCCCAACGGGTATCAATACCAAAGAAAAAAAATCAGCTTTAGAAATAGTAATGACGGTGTTGCACGCCGGTGGTAAGTTTGATAAAGACACCTACAAGGTTTCCGGAGGTTTGCATGGTGTGGGTGTAAGTTGCGTGAACGCATTAAGCACCAAATTGCATGTAACAGTAAAAAGAGAAGGTAAAATATTTGAACAGGAATATAAGATCGGCGTTCCCCAATATGAGGTTCGTGAAATTGGCGTGAGCAACGAAACCGGAACATTGGTTCATTTCTGGCCAGACACATCTATCTTTACTGCAAATGTTTATAATAAAGATATTTTAGAAGGACGTTTAAGAGAATTAGCCTTCTTAAACAGGAAAGTAACCATTACTATAAATGATCTGCGTGAGAAAGATGATAGTGGCAATACTTACTCTAAAACATTCTATAGCGAAGGTGGTATCATCGAGTTTGTTGAAATGTTGGATAAAAATGCCAATCGCCAACCATTATTGCCATCAGTAGTGTATTGCGAAGGAAGAGATGAGAATACCAATGTAGCGGTAGAAGTAGCCATGATCTACAATACCGGCTACCAGGAACATTTATTCAGCTACGTAAATAATATCAATACCATTGAAGGTGGTACGCATGTTGCCGGTTTTCGTCGTTCTATAACAAGAGTGTTTAAGGCATATGGCGAAAAAGAAAGCATGTTTGAAAAAGCCAAGGTAGAAATTGAAGGGGATGATTTTCGTGAAGGCTTAAGCGCTATCATTTCTGTAAAAGTTCCCGAACCACAGTTTGAAGGACAAACAAAAACCAAACTCGGTAACTCCGAAGTCATGGGCGTGGTGGACACTACTTTAAGTCGTGTATTGGAAGCATACTTGGAAGAAAATCCAAAGAATGCAAAGACCATTATTCAAAAAGTAATATTAGCAGCACAGGCAAGAGCAGCGGCCCGTAAAGCCCGTGAAATGGTACAACGCAAAAGCGTTTTAACCGGAGGCGGATTGCCCGGTAAATTGGCGGACTGTTCTGATAAAGACCCAATGCGCTGCGAATTATACCTGGTAGAAGGGGACTCGGCTGGTGGTACAGCCAAGCAAGGCAGAGACAGAAGCTACCAGGCAATACTTCCTTTACGTGGTAAGATCTTGAACGTGGAAAAAGCAATGGAGCATAAGATTTACGACAACGAGGAAATAAGGAATATGTTTACGGCAATGGGTGTAAAAATTGGAACCCCCGAAGACCCTAAGGCTTTAAATACTTCCAAACTTCGTTATCATAAGATCATTATTATGACCGATGCCGATGTGGATGGAAGTCATATTGCTACGTTGATCCTTACATTCATCTTCCGTTATATGAAGGAATTGGTAGAGCAGGGGTATATCTACATTGCACAGCCGCCGCTTTATCTTGTTAAAAAAGGGAAAGAGCAGGATTATGCGTGGAATGATGTAGAAAGAAAAGGCTTAATTGCTTTGTTTGGGCAGGGAAAAGACGAATCGGTAACTACACAACGATATAAAGGTTTGGGAGAAATGAATGCAGAACAATTGTGGGAAACAACCATGAATCCTGCAACCAGAACCTTAAAACAAGTTACCATTGAAAGTGCTGCTGAAGCAGACAGGGTTTTCAGCATGCTAATGGGCGATGAAGTGCCTCCCCGCAGGGAATTTATTGAAACGCATGCCAAATATGCTAAAATTGATGTGTAA
- a CDS encoding zinc metallopeptidase — protein MTLGILGISIVFMAIGMIVQFRLKSKFKRYSEMPTTSGLSGKEIAEKMLRDNGIYDVQVISVDGFLSDHYNPSNKTVNLSPDVYAGRNIAAAAIAAHECGHAVQHASAYSMLTLRSKLVPVTQVSTNLSQWIILAGIGFMGFGGGNQTLLLAGIVLFAVTTLFTVITLPVEFDASARALKWLDTARITTTPEHDKAKDALQWAALTYVVAALSSIATLAYYILIYNGRSRN, from the coding sequence ATGACATTAGGAATATTAGGCATCTCTATTGTTTTTATGGCGATAGGTATGATAGTGCAGTTTAGATTAAAAAGCAAGTTTAAACGATACAGTGAAATGCCCACTACAAGCGGCTTAAGCGGAAAGGAGATAGCAGAAAAAATGCTTCGTGATAATGGCATTTATGATGTACAGGTAATCTCTGTAGACGGTTTTTTATCGGACCACTATAACCCGTCAAATAAAACCGTAAATCTTAGTCCTGATGTTTATGCAGGAAGAAATATAGCTGCAGCAGCCATTGCAGCGCATGAATGTGGGCATGCTGTACAACATGCAAGTGCCTATTCTATGTTAACGCTTCGTAGTAAATTAGTTCCGGTTACACAGGTTAGCACTAATCTTTCTCAATGGATAATTTTAGCCGGAATTGGATTTATGGGTTTTGGCGGCGGTAATCAAACTTTATTATTGGCAGGAATTGTATTATTTGCCGTAACTACCTTATTTACTGTAATTACCTTACCTGTTGAGTTTGATGCATCTGCAAGAGCCTTAAAATGGCTGGATACAGCAAGAATAACCACTACTCCGGAACATGATAAAGCAAAAGATGCATTGCAATGGGCAGCGCTTACGTATGTGGTAGCCGCTTTATCATCCATTGCTACTTTGGCTTATTATATTTTGATCTATAATGGCAGGAGCAGAAATTAA
- the atpA gene encoding F0F1 ATP synthase subunit alpha, whose amino-acid sequence MPDIKPDEISAILRQQLTNFNASASLEEIGTVLQVGDGIARVYGLNNVRSGELVEFENGVKAIALNLEEDNVGVVLMGESSEIREGDKVKRTGEIASIKVGDGLSGRVINTLGEPIDGKGPVSGQLYEMPLERKAPGVIYREPVKEPLQTGIKAIDAMIPIGRGQRELIIGDRQTGKTAIAIDTIINQKEFFAAGKPVYCIYVAIGQKASTIAGIMKTLEENGAMAYTTIVAASASEPAPLQFYAPFAGAAIGEFFRDTGRPALIIYDDLSKQAVAYREVSLLLRRPPGREAYPGDVFYLHSRLLERAAKIISRDDIAKQMNDLPESIKHLVKGGGSLTALPVIETQAGDVSAYIPTNVISITDGQIFLENNLFNAGIRPAINVGISVSRVGGNAQIKSMKKVAGTLKLDQALYRELEAFSKFGGDLDAATKSVIDKGARNVEILKQPQYTPFSVEKQVAIIYLGTQGLLREVPVNRVREFEEHFLLELENKHPEVLADFKKGNLSDDGINKVVALSKSLVGQYKK is encoded by the coding sequence ATGCCGGATATAAAACCTGATGAAATATCAGCCATTCTTCGCCAGCAGTTAACCAATTTTAATGCTTCGGCAAGTTTAGAAGAGATAGGAACCGTATTACAAGTGGGTGATGGAATTGCCCGTGTATATGGATTGAACAATGTACGCAGTGGTGAACTTGTTGAATTTGAAAATGGCGTAAAAGCGATCGCTTTGAACCTTGAAGAAGACAATGTGGGTGTGGTATTGATGGGGGAAAGCAGCGAGATCCGTGAAGGTGATAAAGTAAAACGCACGGGCGAGATCGCTTCTATTAAAGTAGGTGATGGCTTAAGCGGGCGTGTTATTAATACATTAGGTGAACCAATTGATGGTAAAGGTCCTGTAAGCGGTCAATTATACGAAATGCCTTTGGAGCGTAAAGCACCCGGGGTTATCTATCGTGAGCCGGTTAAAGAACCTTTGCAAACCGGTATCAAAGCGATCGATGCGATGATCCCTATCGGTCGTGGCCAGCGTGAATTGATCATTGGTGACCGTCAAACCGGTAAAACTGCTATTGCGATCGACACGATCATCAACCAAAAAGAATTTTTTGCAGCAGGTAAACCTGTTTACTGTATATATGTAGCGATCGGGCAAAAAGCTTCTACCATTGCCGGTATTATGAAGACTTTAGAGGAAAATGGCGCAATGGCTTACACTACCATCGTTGCCGCTTCTGCTTCTGAGCCAGCTCCTTTACAGTTCTATGCTCCATTTGCAGGTGCTGCTATCGGTGAGTTCTTCCGTGATACAGGTCGCCCTGCATTGATCATTTATGATGATCTTTCTAAACAGGCGGTGGCTTATCGTGAGGTATCCTTATTATTAAGAAGACCTCCGGGACGTGAAGCATATCCTGGTGACGTATTCTATTTACATAGCCGTTTATTGGAAAGAGCTGCTAAGATCATTTCAAGAGATGATATTGCTAAGCAGATGAATGATCTTCCTGAATCTATCAAGCATTTGGTAAAAGGTGGCGGATCATTAACAGCATTGCCAGTTATTGAAACACAAGCGGGTGACGTATCTGCATATATTCCTACTAACGTAATCTCTATTACAGATGGGCAGATCTTTTTGGAAAACAACTTATTCAACGCCGGTATTCGTCCTGCCATTAACGTGGGTATTTCGGTAAGTCGCGTGGGTGGTAACGCTCAAATTAAATCGATGAAGAAAGTTGCCGGTACATTAAAATTAGACCAGGCGCTTTATCGTGAGTTGGAAGCGTTCAGTAAGTTTGGTGGTGATCTGGATGCTGCTACTAAAAGTGTAATTGATAAAGGGGCAAGAAACGTGGAGATCTTAAAACAACCTCAATACACTCCGTTCTCAGTAGAAAAGCAAGTGGCGATCATCTACTTAGGAACACAAGGTTTATTAAGAGAAGTTCCGGTTAACAGGGTAAGAGAGTTTGAAGAACATTTCTTATTGGAATTGGAAAACAAACATCCTGAAGTATTGGCTGATTTCAAGAAAGGTAACTTATCGGATGATGGCATCAATAAAGTAGTTGCTTTATCTAAATCATTAGTTGGTCAGTATAAAAAATAA
- a CDS encoding M4 family metallopeptidase: MRQFYCSSKYVFLILLICVVSNSAKAQLSPQKKILNENLGDSSFKKNIKADKKIVTALYDAARQTPRLVTFKKEDAYRSSESDAVLKEILPVKAGVDVLKKKNENNPDKTVSVYRYQQYFKGIKVEQGSYAVVLKDGNISYASGEFYVLDKLKSIVPNITDSVALKNALTSVGATLYKWQEEGAQNATVGKYPVPELVIMQDYYGDEGLVLAYKFDIYAVKPLSRNIVYVSAVTGKVIYKNPLIHHANANGTADTKYSGTKNITTDSRFGSYRLRETRGIASGIETYNMKKGTNYNTAVDFTDGDNNWTNAEFNNANQDIGALDAHWGAETVYDYWLNKHNRKSWDGNDAKIKSYVHYDNAYDNAFFDGNEMNYGDGSYPVPGGFKILTTLDICGHEIGHGVCSSTCDLVYSRESGAMNEGFSDIWASCIEHYADPTASQYDYWLIGEDATADYVRGVNRDALRDMKNPKAQAQPDTYLGQYWQDATVSGCPSPNETTNDYCGVHTNSGVLNHWFYLVTEGGSGTNDNGNSYQFSGLGFDESEQIAFLTETSLTATSVYSDCRDVSINAATTLYGSCSKEVEIVTNAWYAVGVGAAYVPCVPTVSFNKAAENISETASPNISCPPSKTITLTVSLSSAASAQTDVSLQLSGTAVAGIDYTVSPSTVSFAIGETGPKNITITVFDNEVIDSTRTLTISYLVNANGGNAVAGNSFNTYALTITDDDIAPHASYVNTVAYGNYTTGLATSAFADAAYRDKKIQHIYSAADLKSYGLVPGTITAIAVNASETSLTGNVYKNFNFAAGFSSSTSITGSYISGLTNEYSNSAFTLASSWNTFSFSTPLVWDGVSSLVLQFCYNNTSNGNSDDALEGEDAGAGSNVTAYQRANSGSADGCSFTSVNNTQYRPILAITETVPQTNAETTMVSDTATLGPNKDVYFYSSTGKIMARVKNLTAYDYGCTKVSIDRIGSSSSQFWNVVPNNYLASKSFRITPTNNTSSGHYQVTLYYTAAEITGWQTATGQSWNNAQMVKVTDGHYVPDVSPSTPFTSSVMVVNATHDTLGTNYTLQADFNNAGFSGFGAGIPGSVAVLPVTITEFNGYNKNSFAALQWITTSEYGNKGFEIEKSYDGTSFQDIGFVFGATNSLMTNTYSFDDNVRLSSVQYYRLKQVDENGTVTYSKTIAIKTSSIQELNLLSVTNPFNSRINLDFNKAVNGVVKIDLMDITGKTILKAQQSSSSNTISFNINSKLSSGSYILKVMNGTDTFIRKLLKQ, translated from the coding sequence ATGCGCCAATTCTACTGTAGTTCAAAATACGTGTTTTTGATTTTGTTGATCTGTGTTGTGTCTAACAGCGCAAAAGCACAGTTATCCCCTCAAAAAAAGATATTAAATGAAAATCTGGGCGATTCCTCCTTTAAAAAGAATATTAAAGCGGATAAAAAGATAGTTACCGCATTATATGATGCAGCCAGGCAAACACCCCGATTGGTTACTTTTAAAAAAGAAGATGCCTATCGTTCTTCTGAATCTGATGCCGTATTAAAAGAGATATTGCCTGTAAAAGCCGGCGTTGATGTTCTTAAAAAGAAAAATGAAAATAATCCCGATAAAACAGTTAGCGTTTACCGTTATCAGCAATATTTTAAAGGAATAAAAGTAGAGCAGGGTTCTTATGCCGTTGTTTTAAAAGATGGTAACATCTCTTACGCCAGCGGCGAGTTTTACGTATTGGATAAATTGAAAAGCATTGTTCCGAATATTACAGATTCTGTTGCATTGAAAAATGCACTCACAAGTGTAGGGGCTACTTTATATAAGTGGCAGGAAGAGGGCGCTCAAAATGCAACGGTGGGAAAATACCCGGTGCCGGAATTGGTAATTATGCAGGATTATTATGGTGATGAAGGATTGGTACTGGCATATAAGTTTGATATATATGCAGTAAAGCCGCTTAGCAGGAATATTGTTTATGTGAGCGCAGTTACGGGTAAGGTGATCTATAAAAATCCATTGATCCATCATGCCAATGCTAACGGTACAGCAGACACGAAATATAGCGGAACAAAAAATATTACTACAGATAGTCGTTTTGGATCTTATCGATTGAGAGAAACAAGAGGTATTGCTTCGGGAATCGAAACCTACAACATGAAGAAGGGCACCAATTACAATACAGCCGTAGATTTTACAGATGGTGATAATAATTGGACGAACGCTGAATTTAATAATGCCAACCAGGATATTGGAGCGTTGGATGCACATTGGGGCGCTGAAACAGTATATGATTATTGGCTGAACAAGCACAATAGAAAAAGCTGGGATGGGAATGATGCCAAAATAAAAAGTTATGTGCATTATGATAATGCCTACGACAATGCTTTTTTTGATGGCAATGAAATGAACTATGGAGATGGAAGCTATCCTGTTCCCGGCGGGTTTAAAATATTAACCACCTTAGATATTTGCGGACATGAAATTGGACACGGCGTTTGTTCTTCTACCTGCGACCTGGTTTACAGCAGAGAATCAGGTGCTATGAACGAAGGCTTTAGCGATATTTGGGCGTCATGCATTGAGCATTATGCAGATCCAACTGCATCGCAATATGATTATTGGCTAATTGGAGAAGATGCAACAGCGGATTATGTAAGAGGCGTTAACAGGGATGCATTGAGGGATATGAAGAATCCTAAGGCACAGGCGCAACCGGATACTTACCTGGGTCAATACTGGCAGGATGCAACAGTGTCGGGATGCCCAAGCCCTAATGAAACTACCAACGATTATTGTGGCGTTCATACCAATAGTGGTGTTTTAAATCATTGGTTTTATTTAGTAACAGAAGGCGGCAGTGGAACCAATGACAATGGAAACTCTTATCAATTCAGCGGACTCGGTTTTGATGAATCGGAGCAAATTGCTTTCTTAACGGAAACATCTTTAACAGCTACTTCTGTATATTCCGATTGCCGGGATGTTTCTATTAATGCTGCTACCACTTTGTACGGCAGCTGCAGTAAAGAAGTAGAAATTGTAACGAATGCCTGGTATGCCGTTGGTGTAGGCGCTGCATATGTTCCCTGCGTTCCTACTGTAAGCTTTAATAAAGCTGCAGAGAATATCTCTGAAACAGCTTCTCCTAATATAAGTTGTCCTCCTTCTAAAACCATTACATTAACTGTGTCGCTTTCTTCAGCGGCATCAGCTCAAACAGATGTATCCTTGCAATTAAGCGGAACAGCAGTTGCGGGTATTGATTATACCGTCTCGCCTTCTACTGTTTCATTTGCAATAGGAGAAACAGGCCCCAAAAATATAACCATCACTGTTTTTGATAACGAGGTGATTGACAGCACCAGGACTTTAACTATCAGTTATCTCGTAAATGCAAATGGAGGAAATGCAGTTGCAGGCAATTCATTTAATACATATGCGCTTACTATAACAGATGATGATATTGCTCCACATGCTTCTTATGTAAATACGGTTGCTTATGGAAATTATACAACTGGATTAGCAACCAGTGCTTTTGCAGATGCGGCTTATCGAGATAAAAAGATACAACATATTTATTCTGCTGCTGATCTAAAATCATATGGATTGGTACCCGGCACTATTACAGCCATTGCAGTAAACGCATCGGAAACATCTCTTACAGGAAACGTGTATAAGAATTTTAATTTTGCTGCAGGATTTTCTTCCAGCACAAGTATCACCGGTTCCTATATCAGCGGATTAACCAATGAATATAGCAACAGTGCATTTACACTTGCCAGCAGTTGGAACACCTTTTCTTTTTCTACTCCGCTTGTTTGGGATGGCGTATCAAGCCTGGTATTACAATTCTGTTATAATAATACAAGTAATGGCAACAGCGATGATGCGTTAGAAGGAGAAGATGCAGGAGCAGGAAGCAATGTTACAGCATATCAACGTGCCAATTCCGGAAGTGCGGATGGCTGCTCATTCACCAGCGTTAACAATACACAATACCGGCCAATTTTAGCAATAACAGAAACTGTTCCTCAAACCAATGCAGAAACAACAATGGTTTCCGATACTGCCACATTAGGTCCTAATAAAGATGTTTACTTCTACTCTTCCACCGGCAAAATAATGGCTCGTGTTAAAAATCTTACTGCTTACGATTACGGTTGTACGAAAGTGAGTATTGATAGAATAGGTTCTTCTTCATCACAATTCTGGAATGTTGTTCCCAATAATTATTTAGCTTCCAAATCATTTAGAATAACTCCAACAAACAATACCTCATCAGGTCATTACCAGGTTACCTTATACTATACTGCGGCAGAAATAACAGGTTGGCAAACTGCAACCGGTCAATCGTGGAATAATGCACAAATGGTAAAGGTAACAGACGGGCATTATGTGCCGGATGTTAGTCCTTCAACGCCGTTTACAAGCAGTGTTATGGTTGTGAATGCTACTCACGATACATTAGGAACTAATTATACATTGCAAGCTGATTTTAATAACGCGGGCTTTTCGGGTTTTGGTGCCGGTATTCCGGGTTCGGTAGCAGTGTTGCCTGTAACCATTACTGAGTTTAACGGCTACAATAAGAACAGCTTTGCAGCACTGCAATGGATCACCACTTCGGAATATGGCAACAAAGGATTTGAAATAGAGAAGAGTTACGACGGGACCAGTTTTCAGGATATTGGATTTGTATTTGGCGCTACTAATTCTTTAATGACAAATACATATTCTTTCGATGACAATGTTCGTTTGTCTTCTGTTCAATATTATAGGTTAAAACAAGTTGATGAGAACGGAACTGTTACTTATTCAAAAACTATTGCCATTAAAACAAGCTCTATACAGGAGTTGAATTTGCTGAGTGTTACCAATCCATTTAACAGCAGGATAAACTTAGACTTTAATAAAGCTGTAAATGGCGTAGTTAAAATTGATCTGATGGACATAACAGGAAAGACTATCCTAAAAGCACAACAATCTTCTTCGTCAAATACTATCAGCTTTAATATTAATAGTAAGCTAAGCAGCGGAAGCTATATTTTAAAAGTGATGAACGGAACAGACACGTTTATAAGGAAGCTATTGAAACAATAA
- a CDS encoding 2-oxoacid:acceptor oxidoreductase subunit alpha, translated as MSTKEQVLQDVVIKFAGDSGDGMQLTGSQFTNNTALMGIDLATFPDFPAEIRAPIGTLPGVSGYQLRFSSDTIFTPGDACDVLVAMNAAALKVNLKGLKHGGIIIANTDGFDSKNLRLANYAEGVNPLEDDSLEGYNVIKMDVTKMTREALKDITMGTKEKDRAKNMFVLGFLYWMYNRNMDNTIEFLKEKFGKKAEILESNIRVLHAGYNYGDTTETFDTRYVVEKAKMESGTYRSIMGNQSLSYGLIAAAEKSGLQLFLGSYPITPASDILHELSKYKTFGIKTFQAEDEIAAIASAIGASYGGSLGLTTTSGPGMALKAEAMGLAVMLEIPLVIVDIQRGGPSTGLPTKTEQSDLLQAYYGRNGECPMPVISASTPSDCFDVAFEAVRISVQHMTPVILLSDGYIANGAEPWKFPVAADLPEIKVNFKEKLDEGEEKLMPYKRDEKLVRPWAIPGTPGLEHRVGGLEKQDITGNISYDNENHQHMVKTRQAKVDKIADYIPEQKLDSGPEKGKVLVLGWGSTYGAIKSAVKDLQAQGHAVSHAHLRYVRPFPKNLGQILKNFDHVIIPEINNGQLIKIIRDVYFVDAKGYNKIMGIPITKGEMIDEIKKFL; from the coding sequence ATGAGCACAAAAGAACAAGTACTACAAGACGTAGTTATCAAATTTGCCGGCGATAGCGGCGACGGTATGCAATTAACCGGAAGCCAGTTTACCAACAACACGGCTTTGATGGGTATTGATTTGGCAACTTTCCCGGATTTTCCTGCGGAGATACGTGCCCCAATAGGTACGTTGCCGGGTGTAAGTGGTTACCAGCTTCGTTTTAGCAGCGATACCATTTTTACTCCGGGTGATGCCTGTGATGTATTGGTAGCAATGAACGCCGCTGCATTAAAAGTAAATTTAAAAGGCTTAAAACACGGTGGTATTATTATTGCCAATACAGATGGTTTTGATTCTAAGAATTTACGTTTAGCAAATTATGCTGAAGGTGTAAATCCATTGGAAGATGATAGCCTGGAAGGTTACAACGTTATTAAAATGGATGTAACCAAGATGACTCGTGAAGCATTGAAGGATATCACGATGGGAACTAAAGAAAAAGACCGTGCAAAAAACATGTTTGTACTGGGCTTTTTATATTGGATGTACAATCGTAACATGGATAATACGATTGAGTTCCTGAAAGAGAAATTCGGCAAAAAAGCAGAAATATTAGAAAGTAATATCCGTGTATTACACGCCGGATATAACTATGGCGATACTACTGAAACATTTGATACGAGATACGTAGTTGAAAAAGCAAAGATGGAATCGGGAACATACCGTTCTATTATGGGTAACCAATCTTTGTCGTATGGCTTGATCGCTGCTGCTGAAAAAAGCGGCTTGCAATTGTTTTTAGGAAGCTATCCTATTACTCCTGCCAGCGATATCTTACACGAATTAAGCAAATACAAAACTTTCGGAATAAAAACATTCCAGGCTGAAGATGAGATTGCTGCGATTGCTTCTGCAATTGGCGCAAGTTATGGCGGCAGCTTAGGTCTTACCACTACCAGCGGTCCGGGTATGGCGCTAAAAGCGGAAGCAATGGGCTTGGCGGTAATGCTGGAAATTCCTTTGGTGATCGTGGATATTCAACGTGGCGGACCAAGTACAGGCTTGCCAACCAAAACTGAGCAAAGCGATCTGTTACAAGCATACTATGGTAGAAACGGTGAATGTCCGATGCCGGTAATTTCTGCTTCTACTCCAAGTGATTGTTTTGATGTAGCATTTGAAGCGGTACGCATCAGTGTTCAGCATATGACACCGGTTATTCTTTTAAGCGATGGTTATATTGCCAATGGTGCAGAGCCCTGGAAATTCCCTGTAGCTGCAGATCTACCTGAAATAAAAGTAAATTTCAAAGAAAAGTTAGATGAAGGCGAAGAAAAATTAATGCCATATAAAAGAGATGAAAAATTAGTTCGTCCATGGGCTATTCCGGGTACACCGGGCTTAGAGCATCGTGTAGGGGGATTAGAAAAACAAGACATCACCGGTAACATTAGCTACGACAATGAAAACCACCAGCACATGGTTAAAACGCGCCAGGCTAAGGTTGATAAAATTGCTGATTATATTCCTGAGCAAAAATTAGATAGCGGTCCTGAAAAAGGAAAAGTATTGGTATTAGGTTGGGGAAGCACTTACGGTGCTATTAAAAGTGCAGTAAAAGATTTGCAGGCACAAGGTCATGCTGTTTCTCATGCGCATTTACGTTATGTTCGTCCTTTCCCTAAAAACCTAGGACAAATCCTTAAGAATTTTGATCACGTTATAATTCCGGAAATTAACAACGGCCAATTAATAAAGATCATCCGTGATGTTTATTTTGTAGATGCGAAAGGATATAATAAGATAATGGGTATTCCTATTACCAAAGGCGAAATGATCGACGAGATCAAGAAGTTTTTATAA